Proteins from a single region of Pseudomonas sp. BSw22131:
- a CDS encoding LacI family DNA-binding transcriptional regulator, with the protein MSKKTPVTISDIARRVNMTPVTVSRALNKPDLVKPATLARILEVAQELDYVPNAFARSLKRSESMIIGVITASVDNPFYSEMIKAISREAKKHGYTIMLVDTDGSEELENKAVDTLLSYRVAGIVLSPVSDEPDYRPPYLNRLSNGDMPVVQLDRALKDSPFSHVVLDNYHSGLKGARYLLAQNPQMQRLLVLTGPAHSRISEERLKGVKAALAERGKPVHLDVFAGDYTLEPSYQNTLRYLREQRRPDAIFGFNQLITLGAMKALRDQNIGFETVTLCGIDRLPFGDIFGIPIACIAHDASLAGSSAVRMLLERIQDRTLPKSKVVIVGELENGASL; encoded by the coding sequence ATGAGTAAAAAAACCCCTGTCACCATTTCCGACATCGCACGGCGCGTGAACATGACGCCGGTGACGGTTTCCCGTGCGCTGAACAAGCCTGATCTGGTCAAACCCGCCACCCTGGCACGCATTCTGGAGGTTGCGCAGGAGCTCGATTACGTCCCAAATGCCTTTGCGCGCAGTCTCAAGCGCAGTGAGAGCATGATCATCGGTGTGATCACCGCCTCGGTCGACAACCCGTTTTACAGCGAGATGATCAAAGCCATTTCCCGCGAAGCTAAAAAGCATGGCTACACCATCATGCTGGTCGACACCGATGGCTCGGAAGAGCTGGAAAACAAAGCGGTCGACACGCTGCTGAGCTATCGCGTGGCAGGGATCGTGCTGTCGCCGGTTTCAGACGAACCTGATTACCGACCGCCGTACCTGAACCGCCTGAGTAACGGCGACATGCCGGTGGTGCAACTGGACCGGGCCCTGAAAGACAGTCCGTTCAGCCATGTGGTGCTGGATAACTATCACAGCGGCCTGAAAGGCGCGCGTTATCTGTTGGCGCAAAACCCGCAGATGCAACGCCTGCTGGTGCTGACGGGCCCTGCGCATTCACGCATCTCCGAAGAGCGCCTCAAGGGCGTAAAAGCGGCGCTGGCCGAACGCGGGAAGCCGGTACATCTGGATGTGTTCGCCGGGGACTACACCCTGGAACCGTCGTACCAGAACACGCTGCGCTACCTGCGCGAACAGCGCAGGCCCGACGCGATCTTCGGTTTCAATCAGTTGATCACCCTGGGCGCGATGAAAGCCCTGCGCGACCAGAACATCGGCTTTGAGACCGTCACCCTCTGCGGCATCGACCGTCTGCCGTTCGGCGATATCTTTGGCATCCCGATCGCCTGCATCGCCCACGATGCGTCATTGGCGGGGAGCAGTGCCGTGCGAATGTTGCTTGAGCGGATTCAGGACCGGACTCTGCCAAAGAGCAAAGTGGTGATCGTCGGCGAACTGGAAAACGGCGCGAGCCTTTGA
- a CDS encoding acetyl-CoA C-acetyltransferase — protein sequence MQDVVIVAATRTAVGSFQGSLANIPAVDLGAAVIRELLAQTGLDGAQVDEVIMGQVLTAGAGQNPARQAAIKAGLPFTVPAMTLNKVCGSGLKALHLATQAIRCGDAEIIIAGGQENMSLSNYVMPGARTGLRMGHATMIDTMISDGLWDAFNDFHMGITAENLSEKYDISREAQDAFAAASQQKATAAIEAGRFIEEITPILIPQRKGDPLSFATDEQPRAGTTAESLGKLKPAFKKDGTVTAGNASSLNDGAAAVILMSAAKAQALGLPVLARIAAYANAGVDPAIMGIGPVSATRRCLDKAGWSLADLDLIEANEAFAAQSLSVGKELGWDMNKVNVNGGAIALGHPIGASGCRVLVTLLHEMIKRDAKKGLATLCIGGGQGVALALAR from the coding sequence ATGCAAGACGTCGTAATCGTTGCCGCTACCCGCACCGCGGTCGGCAGTTTCCAAGGCTCTCTGGCGAATATTCCTGCCGTTGATCTGGGCGCTGCGGTCATCCGCGAACTGCTGGCTCAAACCGGTCTGGACGGGGCTCAGGTCGATGAAGTGATCATGGGCCAGGTGCTGACCGCAGGCGCTGGCCAAAATCCTGCGCGCCAGGCAGCGATCAAAGCAGGACTGCCATTTACGGTACCTGCCATGACCCTGAACAAGGTCTGCGGATCAGGCCTCAAAGCCTTGCATCTGGCGACCCAGGCGATTCGCTGCGGGGACGCAGAGATCATCATCGCCGGCGGTCAGGAAAACATGAGCCTGTCCAATTACGTGATGCCGGGCGCGCGCACCGGTCTGCGCATGGGCCATGCAACGATGATAGACACGATGATCAGTGACGGTTTGTGGGATGCGTTCAACGACTTTCACATGGGGATCACGGCCGAAAACCTGTCGGAAAAGTACGACATCAGCCGTGAGGCGCAAGACGCCTTCGCCGCGGCGTCGCAACAGAAAGCAACCGCCGCGATTGAGGCCGGTCGTTTCATCGAAGAAATCACTCCCATCCTGATTCCTCAGCGCAAAGGCGATCCGCTGTCCTTCGCCACGGACGAACAGCCGCGCGCGGGCACGACCGCTGAATCTCTGGGCAAGCTTAAACCCGCGTTCAAGAAAGACGGCACCGTGACCGCAGGCAACGCTTCGTCGCTGAACGATGGCGCCGCGGCGGTAATCCTGATGAGCGCTGCGAAAGCTCAAGCGTTGGGCTTGCCAGTACTGGCACGCATCGCAGCGTATGCCAATGCCGGCGTCGACCCTGCAATCATGGGCATTGGCCCGGTGAGCGCGACACGTCGATGCCTGGACAAGGCAGGCTGGTCACTTGCCGACCTGGACTTGATCGAAGCCAACGAAGCCTTCGCCGCACAATCGCTGTCGGTCGGCAAAGAGCTGGGTTGGGACATGAACAAGGTCAACGTCAATGGCGGTGCAATCGCCTTGGGCCACCCGATAGGTGCATCGGGCTGCCGCGTGCTGGTGACGTTGCTCCACGAGATGATCAAGCGCGATGCGAAAAAAGGCCTGGCCACCCTGTGCATAGGCGGCGGCCAGGGCGTGGCGCTGGCGCTCGCCCGGTAA
- the mgtA gene encoding magnesium-translocating P-type ATPase, producing the protein MKLTLLKEFFAGFLQNRHLGRHFRRLAMLDSLTDTTVSREVPPTLAQTLTKGASSDAETLLSQLGSHADGLTEAQALTLRQRHGLNEVEHEQPLPWWVHLWQCYKNPFNLLLTLLAFISWLTEDMKAATVIFSMVVLSTLLRFWQEARSNQAADALKAMVSNTATVLRRADDDTGFAPSGGRSQRIELPIKQLVPGDMIVLSAGDMIPADCRVLTAKDLFVSQAAMTGESMPVEKFPRRQGTQTGNPLDLENILFMGTNVVSGAATGVILTTGNNTYFGALAQRVSATDRAPTAFQSGVNKVSWLLIRFMFVMAPLVLFINGFTKGDWMEALLFALSIAVGLTPEMLPMIVTSTLAKGAVFLSRKKVIVKRLDAIQNFGAMDVLCTDKTGTLTQDKIFLARHVDVWGDESDDVLEMAYLNSYYQTGLKNLLDVAVLEHVEVHSELQVGTAFSKIDEVPFDFNRRRMSVVVAEHDHPHLLICKGALEEVLSVCARVRHGDEEEALSAELLARILEVTAAFNEEGLRVVAVAARSMESGRETYGLADESDMTLIGYVAFLDPPKESTAPALKALAEHGIAVKVLTGDNERVTAKICREVGLERQGLLMGADIERMSDAELAVAVETTNVFAKLTPSHKERIVRLLKANGHVVGFMGDGINDAPALRTADIGISVDSAVDIAKEAADIILLEKSLMVLEEGVLEGRRTFANMLKYIKMTASSNFGNVFSVLVASAFIPFLPMLPMHLLVQNLLYDISQIAIPFDNVDDELLKKPQRWQPSEVGRFMLFFGPISSIFDITTFVVMWYVFGANSPEHQTLFQSGWFVVGLLTQTLVVHMIRTPKIPFLQSRAAMPLMIMTGVIMAVGIFLPMGPLAHYFKLEALPPLYFVILPVILLAYVALTQAVKGFYVRRFGWQ; encoded by the coding sequence ATGAAACTCACCCTCCTGAAAGAGTTCTTCGCAGGCTTCCTGCAGAACCGGCACCTCGGCCGGCACTTCCGTCGCCTGGCCATGCTCGACAGCCTGACCGACACAACCGTCAGCCGCGAAGTACCGCCGACGCTGGCGCAAACCCTGACCAAAGGCGCGAGCAGCGATGCCGAGACATTACTCAGCCAACTCGGCAGCCACGCTGATGGCCTGACCGAGGCTCAGGCGTTGACCCTGCGTCAGCGACATGGCCTCAACGAAGTCGAACACGAGCAACCACTGCCATGGTGGGTGCATTTGTGGCAGTGCTACAAAAACCCGTTCAACCTGCTGCTGACCTTGTTGGCATTCATTTCGTGGCTGACCGAGGACATGAAGGCCGCCACCGTCATCTTCTCGATGGTGGTGCTGTCGACGCTGCTGCGGTTCTGGCAGGAAGCACGTTCCAACCAGGCGGCCGATGCGCTGAAGGCGATGGTCAGCAATACCGCCACGGTGTTGCGTCGCGCCGATGATGACACTGGGTTCGCGCCCTCCGGTGGCAGGTCTCAGCGGATCGAATTGCCGATCAAGCAGTTGGTGCCGGGCGACATGATCGTATTGTCCGCAGGTGACATGATCCCTGCCGATTGCCGCGTGCTGACCGCCAAAGACTTGTTTGTCAGCCAGGCCGCCATGACGGGTGAGTCCATGCCCGTTGAGAAGTTTCCCCGGCGTCAGGGCACTCAGACCGGCAACCCGCTGGACCTTGAGAACATCCTGTTCATGGGCACCAACGTAGTCTCCGGCGCGGCAACCGGCGTGATTCTCACCACCGGCAACAACACCTATTTCGGCGCGCTCGCCCAGCGTGTCAGCGCCACAGATCGTGCGCCCACGGCTTTCCAGTCGGGCGTCAACAAAGTCAGCTGGCTGTTGATTCGTTTCATGTTCGTGATGGCGCCGCTGGTGTTGTTCATCAACGGCTTCACCAAGGGCGACTGGATGGAAGCGCTGCTGTTCGCGCTGTCCATCGCGGTCGGGCTGACCCCGGAAATGCTGCCGATGATTGTCACCTCTACGCTGGCAAAAGGGGCGGTCTTCCTGTCACGCAAAAAGGTCATCGTCAAACGGCTGGATGCGATCCAGAACTTCGGCGCAATGGACGTGTTGTGCACTGACAAGACCGGCACTCTGACGCAGGACAAGATATTTCTCGCACGCCATGTAGACGTGTGGGGCGATGAATCCGACGACGTTCTGGAAATGGCCTACCTCAATAGCTACTACCAGACCGGTCTGAAAAACCTGCTGGACGTGGCCGTGCTGGAGCATGTGGAGGTCCATAGTGAGCTGCAGGTCGGCACGGCGTTCAGCAAAATCGACGAGGTGCCGTTCGATTTCAACCGCCGCCGGATGTCGGTGGTGGTGGCTGAACACGACCATCCACATCTGCTGATCTGCAAAGGCGCGCTGGAGGAAGTGCTAAGCGTCTGCGCGCGAGTGCGCCATGGCGACGAAGAAGAAGCGCTGAGCGCAGAGCTGCTTGCACGGATTCTGGAGGTGACGGCGGCGTTCAATGAAGAAGGCTTGCGCGTGGTGGCGGTGGCTGCTCGGTCTATGGAGTCGGGTCGCGAAACCTATGGCCTCGCGGACGAGAGCGACATGACGCTGATCGGCTACGTCGCGTTTCTCGATCCACCGAAGGAAAGCACTGCGCCCGCCCTCAAAGCACTTGCTGAGCACGGGATTGCGGTCAAGGTCCTGACCGGCGACAACGAGCGCGTCACGGCCAAGATTTGCCGTGAAGTCGGCCTGGAGCGTCAGGGCTTGCTGATGGGCGCTGATATCGAGCGCATGAGCGATGCCGAGTTGGCGGTCGCGGTGGAAACCACCAACGTGTTCGCCAAGCTCACGCCCTCGCACAAAGAACGCATCGTGCGTCTGCTCAAGGCCAACGGGCACGTGGTGGGCTTCATGGGCGACGGCATCAACGACGCGCCTGCATTGCGCACCGCAGACATCGGCATTTCGGTGGACAGTGCGGTGGACATTGCCAAAGAGGCGGCTGACATCATCCTGCTGGAAAAAAGCCTGATGGTGCTGGAGGAGGGCGTGCTGGAAGGGCGGCGCACGTTCGCCAACATGCTCAAGTACATCAAAATGACGGCCAGCTCCAACTTCGGAAACGTGTTCTCGGTGCTGGTCGCCAGCGCATTCATTCCGTTCCTGCCGATGCTGCCGATGCATCTGCTGGTGCAAAACCTGCTGTACGACATTTCGCAGATTGCCATTCCGTTCGACAACGTCGACGACGAACTGCTGAAAAAACCGCAGCGCTGGCAGCCTTCGGAGGTGGGCCGCTTCATGCTGTTCTTCGGGCCGATCAGCTCGATTTTCGACATCACCACGTTTGTGGTCATGTGGTACGTGTTCGGCGCCAATTCGCCTGAGCACCAGACGCTGTTTCAGTCGGGGTGGTTCGTTGTCGGTCTGCTGACGCAAACGCTGGTGGTGCACATGATCCGTACCCCGAAAATCCCGTTCCTGCAGAGCCGTGCAGCAATGCCGTTGATGATCATGACGGGGGTGATCATGGCCGTCGGGATTTTCCTGCCGATGGGACCGCTGGCGCACTACTTCAAACTGGAGGCGCTGCCACCGCTTTACTTCGTGATACTGCCTGTGATTTTGCTGGCGTATGTTGCGCTGACTCAAGCCGTGAAGGGCTTCTATGTGCGCCGGTTTGGCTGGCAGTGA
- a CDS encoding class I SAM-dependent rRNA methyltransferase translates to MSSLNQALRVALDNRQSLLSELHAQGTDCYRLFHGSQEGASGLTIDRYGPQLLIQSFHQSLDRESLLSLHAEMNSQLNVDTLLVYNDRSQGNSRIDRTDAGYKADDAALEDMIGHEWGLNYRVRGRHAGQDPLLFLDLRNARGWVKNHSAGKSVLNLFAYTCGVGLSAAAGGASEVCNLDFAEGNLAVGRENGALNPHLPSMTFIQSDYFPAIRQLAGLPVVARRGHKLPSYPRLDQRQYDLVLLDPPAWAKSAFGTVDLLRDYQSLLKPAILTTAEDGVLICCNNLAKVGLEEWRDQVLRCATKIGRPVRDCQVLTPGADFPSLDLQPPLKTLILKF, encoded by the coding sequence ATGTCTTCGCTGAATCAGGCGCTTCGCGTCGCCCTCGATAACCGTCAATCGCTACTCTCTGAGCTGCACGCTCAAGGCACCGATTGCTATCGCCTGTTTCATGGCAGCCAGGAAGGCGCGAGCGGTCTGACCATCGACCGTTACGGCCCGCAACTGCTGATCCAGAGCTTTCATCAAAGCCTTGATCGCGAGTCACTGCTGAGCCTGCACGCCGAGATGAACAGCCAGCTCAACGTCGACACGCTATTGGTCTACAACGACCGCTCACAGGGCAATTCGCGAATTGATCGAACCGACGCCGGTTACAAAGCCGACGACGCGGCGCTTGAAGACATGATCGGCCATGAATGGGGCCTGAATTATCGAGTTCGCGGGCGCCACGCCGGGCAGGACCCGTTGTTGTTTCTGGACCTGCGCAACGCGCGCGGATGGGTCAAGAATCACAGCGCAGGCAAGAGCGTGCTCAACCTCTTCGCCTACACCTGCGGCGTCGGATTGAGTGCAGCGGCCGGGGGCGCCAGCGAAGTCTGCAATCTGGATTTCGCCGAAGGCAATCTGGCGGTCGGACGCGAAAACGGCGCGCTCAACCCGCACTTGCCGAGCATGACGTTCATCCAGTCAGATTACTTCCCTGCGATTCGCCAACTGGCCGGGCTGCCTGTCGTAGCCCGTCGCGGACACAAACTGCCGAGCTACCCGCGACTCGATCAGCGCCAATACGATCTGGTGCTGCTTGATCCGCCTGCGTGGGCTAAAAGCGCCTTTGGCACGGTCGATCTGCTGCGTGATTACCAAAGCTTGCTCAAGCCCGCCATCTTGACCACGGCCGAAGACGGGGTACTGATCTGCTGCAACAACCTGGCGAAGGTCGGCCTGGAAGAATGGCGCGATCAGGTGCTGCGCTGCGCCACCAAAATCGGTCGGCCGGTGCGTGATTGCCAAGTGCTGACGCCGGGCGCTGACTTCCCCTCCCTGGATCTGCAACCCCCTTTGAAAACGCTGATCCTGAAGTTCTGA
- a CDS encoding DUF748 domain-containing protein, which yields MPKGLKRAIGALLAVFAVYSALGFLILPGVALRIINQQLASYSTVPAKLDRLELNPFSLEVTLWGLNIGAPGKEQIGFERLYANLQIDSLWTRALHLEKVELDKPKTELLFGKDGKLNLAELFKLPPSEPSKPDEPPTKPFPLRIGEIKLAGGYVHFQDLRPSEPIEFLYDALDFELKNLSTLSEDNADMTLVAAGPEGGQIDWVGRISLVPISSEGTLKVTDGKMKVWWPYVRDALPLALQDGILNLNTHYTLNLSKETELRLDKTSLSVAPFGINAPDGRPLVRLKKLEVSETSIDLAKQLVTVGKIRSNGLETWAARESDGQLDWQKLFASQPAKVSESARKEPATSSGTEAKKAEIAAAPSKPWQVLLRDVQLRDYKVHLADRVPTDPVLIDLGPLNLDVKNFDSLNKSPFNIKLDTGLGKQGKLTAEGAVNLAPVRATLNVTTRDIDLRVAQAYVTPFIRLEVRSGMLSSDLAVDLKSTEPLALGVTGKVQVDQLHTLDTLKSRDFLRWQQLNLEGLNFQLGDSLSIAQVTLEQPYARFIIADDRTTNINDLLVPQPADSGAPATKPQSASNGKTMGIHIGEVNINNGSANFADFSLTPNFATAVQQLNGKIGTLDNRQSKPASVNITGKVDRYAPVTIKGALNPFDPMASLDIATSFKRVELTNLTPYSGKFAGYRIRKGRLNLDLHYLITKGQLKAENKVVLEQLQLGEKVDSADAVNLPLKLAIALLKDTDGKISIELPVSGDLNNPQFSVMPIVWQTLRNLVVRAATAPFKLLGGLVSGGGSQDLGTVSFAAGSDELSGEAQASLDKLSAALKERPTLRLEIEGTSAESSDGPLIAQQRLEREYQSTYYKILQRRGDKVPAQASDITVPDTEKPPMLEGIYRTRLKQQPPAEWVNLGKEERQGKMRDAVLKSWSSSALLLRQLGQSRASSIKDYLVDKGKLADDRVYFVDAGLGQAEKDGRVVSPLHLDSE from the coding sequence ATGCCCAAAGGATTGAAACGCGCCATCGGCGCCTTGTTGGCGGTCTTCGCAGTCTATAGCGCGCTTGGGTTCTTAATCCTCCCTGGCGTTGCATTGCGAATCATCAACCAACAACTGGCCAGCTACTCGACCGTTCCTGCGAAGCTTGATCGGCTGGAGCTCAATCCCTTTAGTCTCGAAGTCACGCTGTGGGGCCTGAACATAGGGGCGCCGGGCAAGGAGCAGATTGGCTTCGAGCGTCTCTATGCAAACCTGCAGATCGACAGCTTATGGACCCGGGCGCTGCATCTGGAAAAGGTGGAGCTCGACAAACCCAAGACCGAACTGCTGTTCGGCAAAGACGGCAAACTCAATCTCGCCGAGCTTTTCAAACTTCCCCCGAGCGAACCCTCGAAACCGGACGAACCACCGACCAAACCGTTTCCGCTGCGCATTGGTGAAATCAAACTGGCCGGCGGCTATGTCCACTTTCAAGACCTGCGTCCAAGCGAGCCCATTGAGTTTCTGTACGACGCTCTCGACTTCGAGTTGAAAAACCTCAGCACGCTCTCTGAAGACAACGCTGACATGACATTGGTGGCTGCCGGGCCAGAAGGCGGTCAGATTGATTGGGTCGGGCGCATCAGCCTGGTCCCGATCAGCTCCGAAGGCACGCTTAAGGTGACTGACGGCAAGATGAAGGTCTGGTGGCCGTATGTCCGCGATGCCCTGCCATTGGCGCTGCAAGATGGCATCCTCAATCTCAATACCCATTACACGCTGAATCTGTCGAAAGAGACCGAACTGCGGCTGGATAAGACGTCTCTGAGCGTCGCACCTTTTGGCATCAACGCTCCGGATGGCCGACCTCTGGTTCGCCTGAAAAAGCTGGAAGTAAGTGAAACATCCATCGACCTCGCCAAACAGCTCGTGACCGTTGGCAAGATCCGCAGCAATGGCCTGGAAACGTGGGCGGCGCGCGAGTCCGACGGTCAACTTGACTGGCAAAAACTATTCGCCAGCCAGCCGGCTAAAGTGAGTGAATCCGCCCGGAAAGAACCCGCAACTTCCTCCGGGACCGAAGCCAAGAAAGCCGAGATAGCGGCCGCTCCCAGCAAGCCGTGGCAAGTGTTGTTGCGCGACGTACAGCTGCGGGACTACAAGGTCCATCTGGCGGATCGAGTGCCCACAGACCCCGTTCTGATAGACCTCGGCCCACTGAATCTGGACGTCAAAAACTTCGACAGCCTCAACAAGTCGCCTTTCAACATCAAACTCGACACCGGGCTTGGCAAGCAAGGCAAGCTCACCGCGGAGGGCGCGGTCAATCTGGCCCCGGTTCGCGCCACGCTTAACGTCACCACCCGAGACATTGATCTTCGCGTGGCCCAAGCCTATGTCACGCCCTTCATTCGTCTTGAAGTACGCAGCGGCATGCTGAGCAGCGATCTGGCCGTCGATCTCAAAAGCACCGAGCCTTTGGCTTTGGGTGTCACTGGCAAGGTGCAGGTCGATCAGTTGCACACACTGGACACCCTGAAATCCCGGGATTTCCTGCGCTGGCAGCAGTTGAATCTTGAAGGCCTGAACTTCCAGCTAGGTGACAGTTTGAGCATCGCTCAAGTCACCCTAGAACAGCCATACGCGCGCTTCATCATTGCGGACGACCGCACCACCAACATCAATGACCTGCTTGTGCCACAACCCGCAGACAGCGGCGCACCTGCGACCAAGCCGCAGTCTGCCAGCAACGGCAAAACGATGGGCATCCATATCGGCGAGGTCAATATCAATAACGGTTCGGCCAACTTTGCAGACTTCAGCCTGACGCCTAATTTCGCGACTGCGGTTCAGCAGCTCAACGGCAAGATCGGCACGCTGGACAATCGCCAGTCAAAACCCGCCAGCGTCAATATCACCGGCAAGGTGGACCGCTACGCGCCGGTGACCATCAAGGGCGCGCTCAATCCGTTTGACCCGATGGCCAGCCTCGACATCGCGACGAGCTTCAAGCGCGTCGAGCTGACCAACCTGACGCCCTACTCCGGCAAGTTCGCGGGGTATCGCATTCGCAAGGGACGGCTGAATCTCGATCTGCATTACCTGATCACCAAAGGGCAATTAAAGGCTGAAAACAAGGTCGTGCTCGAACAGCTGCAGTTGGGTGAAAAAGTGGACAGCGCGGATGCCGTGAACCTGCCGCTCAAGCTTGCCATTGCATTGCTCAAAGACACTGACGGCAAGATTTCCATCGAGCTTCCGGTCTCCGGCGACTTGAACAATCCGCAGTTCAGCGTTATGCCGATAGTCTGGCAAACCCTGCGTAATCTTGTGGTACGCGCAGCCACCGCGCCTTTCAAGCTGCTTGGCGGACTGGTCAGCGGTGGAGGCTCGCAGGATTTGGGCACGGTCTCGTTTGCCGCTGGCTCGGACGAGCTGAGCGGCGAGGCGCAAGCGTCTCTGGACAAGTTGTCGGCGGCGCTGAAAGAGCGCCCGACATTGCGTCTTGAAATCGAAGGCACCAGCGCGGAGTCCAGTGACGGTCCATTGATCGCACAACAGCGTCTGGAACGCGAATACCAGAGTACGTATTACAAGATCCTGCAGCGACGCGGCGACAAGGTTCCGGCTCAAGCCAGCGACATCACGGTGCCAGACACCGAGAAACCACCGATGCTCGAAGGCATCTACCGCACACGCCTGAAACAACAGCCGCCAGCCGAATGGGTCAATCTGGGCAAGGAAGAGCGTCAAGGAAAGATGCGCGATGCCGTGTTGAAATCCTGGAGTTCCAGCGCGTTACTGCTTCGCCAACTGGGTCAATCCCGTGCCAGCAGCATCAAGGACTATCTGGTAGACAAGGGGAAATTGGCGGATGATCGCGTGTACTTCGTTGACGCCGGTCTGGGTCAGGCGGAAAAAGACGGGCGCGTTGTAAGCCCATTGCACCTGGACAGCGAGTAA
- a CDS encoding DUF2845 domain-containing protein has translation MGLCAVSALAHADTLRCASQLISVGDRMFEVQQKCGQPVSQDIIGYKETVNHFRQVDQVQVQEWIYGPNNGMYQYLRFEGGRLVSIDSNRGR, from the coding sequence ATGGGGCTCTGCGCAGTCTCTGCACTGGCGCATGCCGACACGCTGCGCTGCGCTAGCCAACTGATCAGCGTGGGCGACCGAATGTTTGAAGTGCAGCAGAAGTGCGGTCAGCCGGTGAGCCAGGACATCATTGGCTACAAGGAGACGGTCAACCATTTCCGGCAGGTCGATCAGGTTCAGGTGCAGGAATGGATCTACGGCCCCAACAACGGCATGTATCAGTACCTGAGGTTCGAAGGGGGCCGATTAGTCAGCATTGATAGCAACCGTGGAAGATAG
- a CDS encoding BON domain-containing protein, whose translation MKKFAIAAAATALTLTMANVAMAETSAKAPMVVAANEVAKTKEATSDTWITTKVKSDLLTEKGIPGSDIKVETNKGVVSLSSTVAITEAQKTTAVAITKKIKGVEAVSADGLKAE comes from the coding sequence ATGAAGAAGTTCGCTATCGCTGCTGCTGCCACTGCCCTGACGTTGACCATGGCCAACGTTGCTATGGCCGAGACCTCCGCCAAAGCGCCAATGGTGGTTGCTGCAAACGAAGTTGCTAAAACTAAAGAAGCTACTTCCGACACCTGGATCACCACCAAGGTGAAATCCGATCTGCTGACTGAGAAAGGCATTCCTGGCTCTGACATCAAGGTAGAAACCAACAAAGGCGTGGTTTCCCTGTCGTCGACCGTTGCTATCACAGAGGCACAAAAGACTACTGCTGTAGCAATTACCAAGAAAATCAAAGGCGTCGAAGCTGTTTCGGCTGACGGCCTGAAGGCTGAGTAA